CGTTTCAACCCCATCGCGGCGTGTATATGCTGGGGTTGCTGTTCCCCCTTATTGGTCTGCTCCTGCTGAACAGCACCGGCCATCGTCAAATGCGCGAGTCTCTCGAGAAGCTTCACCACGAACGCCGGCAAAAACGCCAACATCATTGACCCTGGTTAATATTTGCACAATCACCACCCCCTAAACTGAGGACTCTGCACCCTCAAAGGGGGACATGGCATGACCATTATCGTCACCGGCGCCGCCGGTTTTATCGGTAGCAACCTGGTTCAGGCCCTCAACCAACGCGGCGAAACCGAGATCATCGCGGTCGATGACTTGAGCGATGGCGACAAGTTTCGCAACCTGGCTGACAGCGAAATCGCCGACTACCTGGACAAGGACGACTTTCTTCAGCGCTTTGGCCGCGGCCAGTTTGGCAAGGTGCGCGCCGTGCTGCACCAAGGCGCTTGCTCGAGCACCGTCGAAGGCGACGGGCGCTTGATGATGGACAACAACTACCGCTACAGCCGCGACCTGCTCGACGCCGCTCAAGGCCTGCAGGTGCCGCTGCTGTATGCCTCGTCGGCGGCGGTGTATGGCGCCGGGCGCGACTTTCGCGAACAGCGCGAGTGCGAGCGGCCATTGAACGTATATGGCTACTCGAAATTCCTCTTCGACCAGCGCGTGCGCCGGCAACTGCCCCAGGCGCGCAGCCAGATCGTCGGCCTGCGTTACTTCAACGTCTACGGCCCCCACGAGCAGCACAAGGGCGCCATGGCCTCGGTGGCCCTGCACTGCTTCAACCAGTACCAGGCCAACGGCAAGGTCAGCCTGTTCGGCAGCTATGGCGACTACCCCAGCGGCGGCCACCTGCGCGATTTCGTGGCGGTCGAGGATGTGGTCAAGGTCAACCTGTTCTTCCTCGACCGGCCGCAGCTGAGCGGCCTCTTCAACGTCGGCAGCGGCCGCGCCCAGCCTTTCAATGACGTGGCCTTGGCAGTGATCAACCGCCTGCGCGAGCAGCAGGACCAGCCGCCGCTGTCGCTGGAGATGGCCCTGCTGGAGGGCATTCTGGAATACAGCGAATTCCCCGAGCACCTGCGCGGCAAGTACCAGTGCTACACCTGCGCCGACCTTGAGCGCTTGCGCAGCGTTGGCTATGAGCAGCCAACGCTGACGGTGGAGCAGGGTGTGGCGCGTTACTGCGACTGGTTGCAGCGCACGCCGTAGTCAGTGCTGGCGCAAGGTCTTCAGGTCGCCCTTGCCCGAGGTCTCGCGCAGGTACTCCTGCAGTGAGTCATCCAGCGCGTTGAGCCAGCGGGTATGGTGCGGCACGGCAGCGGTACCGGTGATCACCGAGCGGTAGGACTTGTCGCGGTAACCCATGATGTCCTGCTTTTTGTCCGACTTCCATTTGAGGAAAATCCGGTTCACCGCGTCGATATCGAAGCTCGGGTAATCGGTCTGCTCGATCAGGTGCTGAATATAGCGGCCCTGGAACTCGTACATCGAGGCGGTCGACTCCAGCGCCAGTTCCTCGGCCCGCCACTGTGCGCTGTCGGCAGCCATTGCCGCCGGCTGCGGCAGCTTGATGCGCCCGAGCATGTAGTCGCGGGCAAACCAGGCCTGAGCGTCGAACAGGTTGAAGCTGTACCAGAGGTCTTGCATGCCGAGGTAGATCAGCTGCGGGTTGTGTTCCCAGACAACCCCTTGGTACAGCCCGGCAGGCCACAGGCGGTTGCTGGTCTTGAGCGTCAGCTCGTCGGGCAGGAACGGGAAGTGATGCTGGTAGCCGGTGCAGAGGATGATCGCATCTACGCGCTTGCTCGAACCGTCGGCAAAGAACGCCATCTCGCCCTCGACCCGCAGCAACTGCGGGCGTTCTTCCCAGCCTTTGGGCCATTTGTAGCCCATGGGCTGGGTGCGGTAGGCACTGGTGATCGAGCGCGCGCCGTACTTGAAGCACTGCGAGCCGATGTCCTCGGCCGAATAGCTGCTGCCGACAATCAGCACATCCTTGCCCTTGAACTCCACCGCCTCACGAAAATCGTGAGCGTGAAGGATGCGCCCGGAGAAGCGCTCGAAGCCGTCGAATTGCGGCACATGCGGGGTAGAAAAATGCCCGCTGGCGACCACCACGAAGTCGAACACCTGCTCGATGCCCTGGCCGGTGCCGTAGTCATAGGCACTGACGGTAAAGGTGCGGCTGGCCTGATCAAAGCGTACCGCCTTGACGGCGGTATTGAAGCGAATGTAATCCCGCACACCGGCCTTTTTTACCCGGCCCTGGATGTAATCCCAGAGCACCTCGCGCGGTGGATAAGATGAAATCGGCCGCCCGAAATGTTCATCAAAGCTGTAGTCGGCGAACTCCAGGCATTCCTTCGGCCCGTTCGACCACAGGTAGCGGTACATACTGCCGTGCACCGGCTCGCCATGCTCGTCCAGGCCGGTGCGCCAGGTGTAGTTCCACATCCCGCCCCAGTCGGCCTGCTTCTCGAAGCACACCACCTCGGGCATCTCGGCACCCTGGGCATGAGCGGATTGAAAGGCACGCAACTGCGCCAGGCCGGACGGGCCTGCGCCGATAATGGCAACACGAATAGTCATAAGATTTCCTGACAGAAAACACTGAAAAAAATGCAAAGCGACTCCAGCCCTGAACGGCAGAACCGAGGGCGAGAGGAAGCGAAAACTTCAGGTGTCAGCTGGCAGGCGGAGGGACAGGGCGCTTGCGCTTGTGCGCGAGCAAGACGTCGCGAGGTGGAATCGACAAGGTGTGGAACAGCGTCGAGAGGGGGGAGCTGGTCAGCGAAGGGCTAGCGACAGCGTTGGGCCCGTAAGGCTTGCCGAACAGCGCGGCAAACGGGCCTGAAGGGCGAAAGATACGTGTGGTCTCGTACATGGCGGGCTGATTCTGCCTCTTTTTGGTTATGGATGCCTTTTTAGCTATAACGGATGGGGGAGAGGATTACAAGGTGGGGCTTGGCAGAATCTCATACTCGACCGCTGACGGACTTGCGCTTCACCCTCGCGCAGTGGTTCTGCTTTGCATTGCAAGGCGCAGTGCACGTCGGATGTCTGCATTAATATCATCGCTATCTTCCAGGCCAACAGAGATTCGCACCAAGCCGTCCGGCACGCCTATTTTTTCCAGGCCGGTGCTGCCCTCCCTGCTAAAACTACCGTAGTGATAACATAAGGACTCAATATTGCCGAAGGTTGTACCTATTCGGATAAGCTGCAGATGACGAACAAAGCTTGTAGCCGTTTCTCGCGATGGAAAAACAATGGCGATAAGGCCTGTATGCAATGACGGAGAAATTCCGTTGGTTTGCGCACTTTTAGTCGACCAGACTGCACGCCACTCCAGCTTCGGGAACTCCTCACGCAGCATGGCGATCACCGCATGTGCATTATCGGTATGTTTTTTTAATCGCAGTGGCAGTGTCCTTAGTCCTCGTATAGTGAGCCAGGCCGAGAACGGATCTACGATGAGCCCTGCACTGTCCCTGTGATACTTCAATGCCTTGAACAGGTCCGGTTCATTGGTGCTGACCATGCCGCCCATCACATCGCCGTGGCCGTTGATGTGTTTGGTGATGGAATATAATGTTACTGCAGCTCCCAAGGAAAGTGGCTTTTGGCAGGCAGGTGTAAGAAAGGTGTTATCAACAACAAGAAGAATGCCACGCTTGTTGCAAAGCTCTGCCAAGTCAGGAATGTTGATATCTAAAAATGCCGGGTTGGTGGGGGCTTCGATAAAGATCATTTTCGTGTTGGCTTGGATCGCGCGCTCAAATGCCGCTGCCGGGTATTCGTCGATAAGCGACATTTCAATCCCGCGATGGTTTACTTCATAATTAAGCTGCTCAATGATTTCGTAAAATACACTGTGGGGTACGATGACATGATCGCCTGCGCTCAACAGGGCGCGAAAAGCAAGCAGGCAGGCGGTCATCCCGCTATTGACCGCGAGGCTATAGGAGCAGTGTTCAATGGCACGAAATTTCGCTTCTAAAACTGAAACGGTAGGATTTGCATAACGTTGGTAGGCAAAGTTTTCCTGCTTTGCATTACCTAGCATCTCTCTGCCTTCTTCAATTGAATTCAGGAGTGTTGCAGAGTTACAAATGAGCGCTGGAACTGGAAACTGACCCAGTCCATTCTCATGTTGCCCTAAATGGATCGCCTGGGTAGCGATACCTAAAGAAGGAGAAAGAAAATAGTCACGGCATGGTAATTCGCGTGGGCTCTTTTTTTCTGCTGGGCTCATGAAAGGCCTGGTTCCGAAAGATAATGAGAGACGCTTTGACGGCAATGGTTACGTCAGCCGGGCGTATGGCGAGATTTAAAGCTCGTTTGACAATGACCAGGTCATCATGGCCACGACGGCTTTGCTGTTTACTCGTATTGATAGCAGGGGACAACTTTTCCGCCCAGTGAGACAATCGAAAATCTTTCCATTTTTGGCATGACCGCACAGGCCAGGCTAACCTGGTTGGGGCTGGAATGTAGTTCTTTTAGCCAAAGGGGATGATTGGCTTTAAAACACTCATTTTTTAAATGGGACAAGTGTAGCGCCAGTGGCATTTTTTCCGGGTCTTGAGGCATCGGGTAAGGTACTGTTTTGGCACGCTGGGTGGCCCCAAACGCCATGCGCAAGCAGCGCAGCAACTTTGGGTTTTTGCCCAGGTTGTTTTTTGAATTGGTCCACTCTTGTGTGACGTGCTGCACGCCTTCAGCAACTTTGTATTGCTGCACCAGCTCCTTGATCGCACGTGCTGCGGCATGGCTCGGGTAAAGTGAACAGCCGCCACCAACGACATGAATATCAGCGATCGTCTTCTTCGGGCAGTAGGCAATAAAAACGGGATAGTCTATTTGACTAGAAGCGTCAAATACCTCGATTGAAGCACCTATGGCAGTTTCTGCATCACGCAAGGTGTTTAACAGATGCTCTGGCATTGAATTGTCAATAATCTTTCTTATCGGCTCTTTTGAATCATAAAAGAAATGTTGTGCAATAAAGCGCCCAATGCCATGGCGCTCTATGACTTCGCTCGCGGCATGAATTGCCGCCTCCGTAAATCCCACACCCGCCGCCACACCGGTACCGCAGGAGTATCGGCGCGCAGCGCTATAGTCGGTATCATCGCCGGGAAGCGACTCGTTGGCATACTGATGGTTAATCAGAAATGACGGATAGAGTAACTCAACGCCTGCGGATGCTTCATGCGCCTCGAAGGAAAGTACAGCCATCTGTGATGCGCCGGCGTGGCGAAGCATTTGCATCGGCAGTATGTTTTGCAAGGACGGTTGAGAAACAACCGAATCAAAACAATGCAGTGCGCTATGCTTTCGTAGTTGAAAGGGGCCCATGTAATGTTCATAAGCCTCGAACTTCGCACCCACACGAGCCTCTGCTTCATAGCCTTTGCCACAACCGACACATTCTATGCCGCTACTGTCATAGGGGAGGTGAAGGGTGGCAACAGTGCTGGACAGCGGACTACCGTAACGGCGTAGGGTTAAATGAATTCCTTCGCTGGAAAAGTGCTGATCGATTGCGCTTTCTGCATCGTCCAGTGACAACGTACGCTCTGGGGCAATTGTTTTCATAGACAGGAAGTTTCCATATAAGCCAAAAAATGAGGCGAAAAAATCGCCTCATTTATTTTCGTTACTCAGCCAGTATGGAGAGCTCTTCCGGGGTGAAATCTTCTTCTGCTATGACAGACTCTACTTCGTCGTCAGTGGGTTGGTCGACTTTGAATTCGTTGATATACATGCAGCACCACATACCCATGGGAATATCCTTTTTTTATTTGATTTAAGTGTGCACTTTTTAACAGGTGCAATGAGAGATTAGTTCGTATGGCTTTGGCTGCACATAGGAAAAATCCCGATTCTATGAGTGATTATGTTTTTTTGAGGGTGCTATTTATTTCTGCACTGCTCAGAAATAAGACACTGGCTTGGGGCATCGGCGTTGACACCGGATCGGGCCAAATTCTTAGGGGGCAGGCGCAGAGGCAAATGTGACGTACTGGGTCGATCAGCGGAGGTGATCAAGCGCACAGCGGTTGCGATTCAGACGCCGCCTTCAGCAGCTCATTGCGGGCAAGCCTGCTCCCAACCGGCGGGTGTGCCCACGCAAACAAAAAAGGCCCACCTTGCGGTGAGCCTTTTTTTACTGTGTATGGTGCCGGCACCAGGAATCGAACCCGGGACCTACTGATTACAAGTCAGTTGCTCTACCATCTGAGCTATACCGGCACAGGGGCGTCATTATAGCGATCAGTTTGCGTCTGTAAACCACTTCTGCAACATTCCTCGCGATACCCGGTTTCAGCGGGCATCGCGGGGTGTTTTGTTACCAGCCGCGGTGCATTGTGGTGGCGCTGGGTTCGGCTTTGGTGGGGTCGAATATCAGCGGTTTGTAGCGGCAATCATGCTTTTTACAGTGCTCTCGGCAGCCGTGCTTTTTCTTGCAGCTGTAGGCCGGGCCGGTGTAGCCCTTGTCGCCGTATATCTGCATCTGCGGGATTTCCCAGCCAGACATCGGGGTGTAGTCGCCGCTGGTGCAGCCGCTCAGGTAGAGCGCGCACGCCAGCAGGAGG
This portion of the Pseudomonas sp. SORT22 genome encodes:
- the rfaD gene encoding ADP-glyceromanno-heptose 6-epimerase, producing the protein MTIIVTGAAGFIGSNLVQALNQRGETEIIAVDDLSDGDKFRNLADSEIADYLDKDDFLQRFGRGQFGKVRAVLHQGACSSTVEGDGRLMMDNNYRYSRDLLDAAQGLQVPLLYASSAAVYGAGRDFREQRECERPLNVYGYSKFLFDQRVRRQLPQARSQIVGLRYFNVYGPHEQHKGAMASVALHCFNQYQANGKVSLFGSYGDYPSGGHLRDFVAVEDVVKVNLFFLDRPQLSGLFNVGSGRAQPFNDVALAVINRLREQQDQPPLSLEMALLEGILEYSEFPEHLRGKYQCYTCADLERLRSVGYEQPTLTVEQGVARYCDWLQRTP
- a CDS encoding NAD(P)/FAD-dependent oxidoreductase — translated: MTIRVAIIGAGPSGLAQLRAFQSAHAQGAEMPEVVCFEKQADWGGMWNYTWRTGLDEHGEPVHGSMYRYLWSNGPKECLEFADYSFDEHFGRPISSYPPREVLWDYIQGRVKKAGVRDYIRFNTAVKAVRFDQASRTFTVSAYDYGTGQGIEQVFDFVVVASGHFSTPHVPQFDGFERFSGRILHAHDFREAVEFKGKDVLIVGSSYSAEDIGSQCFKYGARSITSAYRTQPMGYKWPKGWEERPQLLRVEGEMAFFADGSSKRVDAIILCTGYQHHFPFLPDELTLKTSNRLWPAGLYQGVVWEHNPQLIYLGMQDLWYSFNLFDAQAWFARDYMLGRIKLPQPAAMAADSAQWRAEELALESTASMYEFQGRYIQHLIEQTDYPSFDIDAVNRIFLKWKSDKKQDIMGYRDKSYRSVITGTAAVPHHTRWLNALDDSLQEYLRETSGKGDLKTLRQH
- a CDS encoding PLP-dependent aspartate aminotransferase family protein, coding for MSPAEKKSPRELPCRDYFLSPSLGIATQAIHLGQHENGLGQFPVPALICNSATLLNSIEEGREMLGNAKQENFAYQRYANPTVSVLEAKFRAIEHCSYSLAVNSGMTACLLAFRALLSAGDHVIVPHSVFYEIIEQLNYEVNHRGIEMSLIDEYPAAAFERAIQANTKMIFIEAPTNPAFLDINIPDLAELCNKRGILLVVDNTFLTPACQKPLSLGAAVTLYSITKHINGHGDVMGGMVSTNEPDLFKALKYHRDSAGLIVDPFSAWLTIRGLRTLPLRLKKHTDNAHAVIAMLREEFPKLEWRAVWSTKSAQTNGISPSLHTGLIAIVFPSRETATSFVRHLQLIRIGTTFGNIESLCYHYGSFSREGSTGLEKIGVPDGLVRISVGLEDSDDINADIRRALRLAMQSRTTARG
- a CDS encoding YcaO-like family protein, producing the protein MKTIAPERTLSLDDAESAIDQHFSSEGIHLTLRRYGSPLSSTVATLHLPYDSSGIECVGCGKGYEAEARVGAKFEAYEHYMGPFQLRKHSALHCFDSVVSQPSLQNILPMQMLRHAGASQMAVLSFEAHEASAGVELLYPSFLINHQYANESLPGDDTDYSAARRYSCGTGVAAGVGFTEAAIHAASEVIERHGIGRFIAQHFFYDSKEPIRKIIDNSMPEHLLNTLRDAETAIGASIEVFDASSQIDYPVFIAYCPKKTIADIHVVGGGCSLYPSHAAARAIKELVQQYKVAEGVQHVTQEWTNSKNNLGKNPKLLRCLRMAFGATQRAKTVPYPMPQDPEKMPLALHLSHLKNECFKANHPLWLKELHSSPNQVSLACAVMPKMERFSIVSLGGKVVPCYQYE